In Sphingobacterium sp. PCS056, the following proteins share a genomic window:
- a CDS encoding PQQ-binding-like beta-propeller repeat protein: protein MKYLFSFFYISLFLLGARSALYAQQLARTADRQNVVSGSKITNKLQLKWKVQTGGLLYGSPIVYEDQVFIGSCDSTLYALDKHNGSIIWRYKTGGEVRSTVAIDQQMLFFLSSDGIFYALDVHSGTLLWTFETQGERLYDTWDYFQSSPAVEAGTVFFGSGDHHVYALDAKSGKLIWKFKTGGIVHAAPTVTAKEVMVGSFDGYFYCLEKNGDLRWKFKTIGEHYFPKGEIQFHAVAADSSVYFGSRDFNMYALKIKDGSGHWVYHQPGSWTSVPSLAGKKLIVTMSDSYSVLVLDPVYGGKIVEPAVPLNVFSSASISDSVAYFGALDGTLYQLDLLKGEIFPVFQLDLSKKNSAYFFDEEGRLKSDLQDRYGHDIHKLFRGYLEMGSIFSTVWIDDATLYFGAADGAIYALQ from the coding sequence ATGAAATATTTGTTTTCTTTTTTCTATATCTCCCTCTTTTTATTGGGTGCCAGATCGGCCTTGTATGCTCAGCAATTGGCGAGAACTGCGGATCGACAGAATGTGGTGTCTGGTTCGAAAATCACAAACAAACTTCAGCTTAAATGGAAGGTTCAAACGGGGGGACTATTGTATGGATCACCTATTGTTTATGAGGATCAAGTATTTATAGGTTCTTGTGATAGTACGCTATACGCACTTGATAAGCATAATGGATCGATCATCTGGAGATATAAAACAGGTGGAGAGGTGAGGTCGACAGTGGCGATTGACCAGCAAATGCTGTTTTTTTTGAGTTCAGATGGTATTTTTTATGCCTTAGATGTACATAGTGGAACATTGTTGTGGACTTTCGAGACTCAAGGGGAGCGGTTATATGATACTTGGGATTATTTTCAGTCTTCGCCTGCGGTGGAAGCTGGTACAGTATTTTTTGGATCGGGAGATCATCATGTGTATGCTCTTGATGCAAAGAGTGGTAAATTGATCTGGAAATTTAAAACTGGAGGGATTGTGCATGCAGCACCTACGGTTACCGCAAAGGAGGTGATGGTTGGTAGTTTTGATGGTTATTTTTATTGCTTAGAAAAGAATGGTGATTTACGCTGGAAATTTAAAACGATTGGTGAACATTATTTTCCAAAAGGGGAAATTCAGTTTCACGCGGTGGCGGCTGATAGTTCTGTGTATTTTGGATCAAGGGACTTTAATATGTATGCGCTGAAAATAAAAGATGGAAGCGGTCATTGGGTATACCATCAACCTGGGAGCTGGACAAGTGTGCCGAGTCTGGCTGGAAAAAAATTGATTGTGACGATGTCTGACTCTTATAGTGTGCTGGTCTTGGACCCTGTTTATGGTGGAAAGATTGTTGAGCCTGCTGTTCCTTTAAATGTGTTTAGTAGTGCATCCATCAGCGATTCCGTTGCTTACTTTGGTGCATTGGATGGTACGCTGTATCAATTAGATCTATTAAAAGGTGAGATTTTTCCTGTTTTCCAGCTGGACTTGAGTAAGAAAAATAGCGCATACTTTTTTGATGAAGAAGGAAGATTAAAATCAGACCTTCAAGATCGATATGGACATGATATCCATAAATTGTTTAGGGGATACTTGGAAATGGGAAGTATTTTTTCTACGGTATGGATTGATGATGCGACTTTATATTTTGGGGCAGCGGATGGGGCTATTTATGCTCTACAATAG
- a CDS encoding helix-turn-helix transcriptional regulator, which produces MKDKEPKIFFTNNLKFLRERKKVSQTVLADAINVTRTKLALIEIGKTKAMEPHFLLSISNYFKISLDTLLTVDISKLGELKIRDLQAGNDIYIKGGNLRVLAITVDKTDHENADYVPLQGKAGYITGGYADPLYLAELPKYQIPNLPKHRTYRTFPIHGDSMLPFPQKMDVTGKFIENWDQVKPETLAAVVLKGQDIVFKSISILEGGFLQCRSLNQIYEVFSIPFEQVLEVWEFHSYHTTSLPETPTVIESVLQSLEEIKNLITNKN; this is translated from the coding sequence ATGAAAGATAAAGAACCAAAAATATTTTTCACTAATAACCTCAAGTTCCTTCGTGAGCGTAAAAAAGTGAGTCAGACGGTACTTGCAGATGCCATCAATGTAACGCGCACCAAACTTGCGCTGATCGAAATTGGAAAAACCAAGGCGATGGAACCGCATTTCCTATTGTCCATATCCAATTATTTTAAGATCAGCTTAGATACCTTATTGACGGTCGATATCAGTAAACTTGGAGAATTGAAAATTCGCGATCTACAGGCCGGAAATGATATCTATATCAAAGGTGGAAATTTACGGGTACTTGCCATCACTGTCGACAAGACGGATCATGAAAATGCAGATTACGTACCCTTACAAGGAAAGGCAGGATATATCACAGGAGGATATGCAGACCCGCTCTATCTAGCTGAACTTCCAAAATATCAGATCCCAAATCTTCCTAAACATCGCACCTATCGCACCTTTCCCATCCATGGGGATTCCATGTTGCCTTTTCCACAAAAAATGGATGTCACGGGTAAGTTTATCGAAAACTGGGATCAGGTTAAGCCCGAAACATTGGCCGCCGTCGTCCTCAAGGGGCAAGATATTGTCTTCAAATCCATCAGCATACTCGAAGGCGGCTTTTTACAGTGCCGATCATTAAATCAGATTTATGAAGTCTTTTCCATCCCCTTTGAACAGGTATTAGAAGTATGGGAATTCCATAGCTATCACACTACATCCTTGCCAGAAACACCAACAGTCATAGAATCCGTGCTGCAAAGTTTAGAAGAAATTAAAAATCTCATCACCAATAAGAATTAA
- a CDS encoding exonuclease domain-containing protein, which produces MEYAIVDIETTGGHARSSRMTEIAILIHDGHHVVERWESLINPEQDIPLAIFALTGIDNDLVANAPVFGDIAQHVFDLLEGRIFVAHNVNFDYSFIRHQLEEEGFKWGARKLCTVRLSRKIKPGFPSYSLGKLCDDLGIPISNRHRAGGDAEATALLFASLLESDHEGVLEEMLKKTSTDQRFPPNLAIEDFEALPAEPGVYYFLNQQGKVIYVGKAVHLKKRVTSHFTGHSIHKQRQHFLKEIYHITFEVCATELMALLLECTEIKRLWPAYNRALKRFEPKFGLFRYEAQNGYHYLAVGKLKKHCPCLQTFNVEYEGIHVLRQLMINFDLDPRMCMFAASDTPYANRIKETDVSLPNIEAHNAQVDLAVDHLLGQQQTFVIVDKGRTLDEKSYVWVEQGNFYAMGYLDHDAQLASMEDIRSSLKRYYGNHYMMQLINSYVSKYPRKVTYLNYFHKAVVLPEVTDDCDGESLILF; this is translated from the coding sequence ATGGAATACGCCATTGTCGATATCGAAACTACGGGCGGACATGCGCGAAGTAGCCGAATGACAGAAATTGCTATTTTGATACACGATGGTCATCATGTTGTCGAGCGTTGGGAATCATTGATCAATCCTGAGCAGGATATTCCACTGGCGATTTTTGCATTGACGGGTATTGATAATGATCTGGTCGCAAATGCTCCGGTATTTGGTGATATTGCGCAGCACGTATTTGATCTGCTTGAGGGGCGCATATTTGTTGCTCATAATGTCAATTTTGATTACTCCTTTATTCGTCATCAATTGGAAGAGGAGGGTTTTAAATGGGGGGCTAGAAAATTGTGTACTGTCAGGTTGAGCCGAAAAATCAAACCTGGTTTTCCATCCTACAGTTTAGGCAAGCTGTGTGATGATTTAGGCATTCCAATTTCCAATCGTCACCGTGCTGGTGGTGATGCTGAAGCAACTGCTTTATTATTTGCATCTCTTCTAGAATCAGACCATGAAGGAGTGCTGGAGGAGATGCTGAAAAAAACCTCAACGGACCAACGTTTTCCTCCTAATCTTGCTATCGAGGATTTTGAAGCGCTTCCAGCAGAGCCCGGGGTTTATTATTTTTTGAATCAGCAGGGTAAGGTCATTTATGTAGGAAAGGCAGTTCATCTTAAAAAACGTGTCACTTCTCATTTTACAGGACATAGTATCCATAAGCAAAGACAACATTTCTTAAAGGAGATTTACCATATCACTTTTGAAGTCTGTGCGACCGAATTGATGGCCTTATTGCTCGAATGTACTGAAATAAAAAGGCTATGGCCGGCGTATAATCGTGCTTTAAAACGTTTTGAACCAAAATTTGGTTTGTTCAGATATGAAGCACAAAATGGATATCACTACCTTGCTGTCGGGAAATTGAAAAAGCATTGTCCATGTTTGCAAACCTTTAATGTGGAATATGAAGGAATTCATGTCTTACGCCAGTTGATGATCAACTTTGACTTGGATCCGCGCATGTGTATGTTTGCGGCATCTGATACGCCGTACGCCAATAGAATTAAAGAGACTGATGTCTCTCTTCCTAATATCGAAGCGCATAATGCGCAAGTTGATTTGGCGGTCGATCATCTTTTGGGTCAGCAGCAGACTTTTGTAATCGTGGACAAAGGTAGAACGTTGGATGAAAAGAGTTACGTATGGGTGGAACAGGGTAATTTTTACGCCATGGGTTATCTCGATCACGATGCACAGCTAGCCTCAATGGAAGATATCCGCTCGAGTTTAAAGCGTTATTATGGTAATCATTATATGATGCAGCTGATCAATTCATATGTCAGTAAATACCCCAGAAAGGTGACATATCTGAATTATTTTCACAAAGCTGTCGTTTTACCCGAAGTGACCGATGATTGCGATGGAGAATCTTTGATCTTGTTTTAA
- a CDS encoding DUF3995 domain-containing protein: protein MDYILSIANSVIFLFLALMHLYWVCNGQVGIAATIPTKLNGKRVFTPSRFGTFVVAAGLFMFAVTNLIFGGMIESPIGLSYINYAMWGIAGIFLIRFIGDFKYVGITKRFRQSVFAQKDTFFYSPLCFLLAVSHAILLMD, encoded by the coding sequence ATGGATTACATATTATCAATAGCGAATAGTGTTATTTTCTTATTTCTGGCATTGATGCATTTATATTGGGTCTGTAATGGCCAAGTGGGTATCGCAGCAACAATTCCAACGAAGTTGAATGGGAAGCGCGTGTTTACACCCAGTCGTTTTGGTACTTTTGTCGTAGCCGCAGGATTGTTTATGTTTGCGGTCACCAACTTGATTTTTGGAGGAATGATTGAATCGCCTATAGGGCTTTCTTATATAAATTATGCCATGTGGGGTATTGCTGGTATCTTTCTGATCCGTTTTATTGGTGATTTTAAATATGTCGGTATTACCAAAAGGTTCCGACAATCTGTTTTCGCTCAGAAAGATACTTTTTTCTATAGTCCGTTATGTTTTTTACTGGCCGTATCTCATGCTATTTTGCTTATGGATTAG
- a CDS encoding mechanosensitive ion channel family protein: protein MKRLYICFLFSSLCFTALNPLSAQEIDSVDAKELGLSSILNGIRQQQINDSLERVKLQNEITNLKTQNSTKKENLKQQLNNLDEENLIRNQQAKLKVDSIKKNTKGYAVAPFQDTLFYVYNKLGSSLAKDRAANVVNRIHNLYEDDFVRVDSFKIENNEISSDIVYKDLIITSITELDALLEGKSKEEVAAQYLKSIQQAISQEKEENSITKVVIRIGLIILILFVFYLLILLINRIKNYSIQRIITERTQRIKDVKIKNYVLISSVQKTRILISSIDMLRWILIVVMAFIMLPIIFSVFPFTQSWANSLIGLFTKPLKKAILAIWAYIPNLITVFVILFVMRYAVRFVKYIFTEIDKGKLEINGFHREFAMPTFTIVRFLLQAFTLVLIFPYLPGSNSDIFKGISVFIGVLFSLGSSSAISNIIAGLVITYMRPFRIGDRITIADKTGVVIEKSPLVTRLRTIKNEEITIPNSSILSGNTVNYSTFSDQGICFQVELSVGYEEPWERIHELLLSIPPRVARVNTTPAPFVLQKKLDDFYVLYELNVYITKSGEIELAKSEIFQSILNDFLAAGIEMNAPHIYSKVDFVPQFKGGIDQI from the coding sequence ATGAAAAGACTTTACATATGTTTCCTTTTTTCTTCACTCTGTTTTACCGCCCTTAACCCACTGTCGGCGCAAGAGATAGACTCCGTAGATGCAAAAGAACTCGGATTGAGCTCCATTTTAAATGGTATTCGACAACAGCAGATCAACGATTCCTTAGAGCGCGTGAAGCTTCAAAATGAGATTACCAATCTAAAGACTCAAAACAGCACTAAAAAAGAAAATCTCAAACAGCAATTGAATAATTTGGATGAAGAAAATCTCATCCGCAACCAACAGGCAAAGCTTAAAGTCGATTCCATTAAGAAAAATACCAAAGGCTATGCCGTTGCACCTTTTCAGGATACCCTTTTTTACGTTTACAATAAACTAGGTTCATCTTTAGCAAAAGACCGTGCTGCCAACGTGGTCAATCGTATTCATAATCTGTACGAAGATGACTTTGTTCGTGTTGATTCCTTTAAGATAGAAAACAATGAAATCAGCTCCGATATTGTATACAAAGATTTGATCATTACTTCAATTACAGAACTCGACGCCTTATTAGAAGGAAAGAGTAAAGAAGAAGTAGCCGCCCAATATTTAAAAAGCATTCAACAAGCCATTTCCCAGGAAAAAGAGGAAAATAGTATCACAAAAGTAGTGATCCGCATCGGACTTATTATCCTCATTTTATTTGTGTTTTATCTTTTAATTCTGTTGATCAACAGAATTAAAAATTACAGCATTCAACGGATCATCACCGAGCGTACCCAACGGATCAAGGATGTAAAAATTAAAAACTATGTCCTGATCAGTTCCGTTCAGAAAACACGCATACTCATCAGCAGCATCGACATGTTGCGCTGGATATTGATCGTTGTGATGGCTTTTATCATGCTACCTATTATATTCAGTGTATTTCCGTTTACACAAAGCTGGGCAAACAGTTTAATAGGCCTTTTCACCAAACCCTTAAAAAAAGCGATCTTAGCGATCTGGGCTTACATCCCCAATCTGATTACGGTATTTGTGATCCTATTTGTCATGCGCTATGCGGTACGTTTTGTGAAGTATATTTTCACTGAAATCGATAAAGGAAAATTAGAGATCAATGGTTTTCACCGAGAATTTGCCATGCCCACTTTTACCATTGTCCGCTTTCTATTACAGGCTTTCACACTCGTTCTCATATTTCCCTATCTACCAGGATCAAACTCCGATATTTTCAAAGGTATATCGGTATTTATCGGGGTATTGTTTTCGTTAGGATCTTCATCTGCGATATCCAACATTATTGCCGGTCTTGTTATCACTTACATGAGACCCTTCCGCATAGGAGATCGAATCACCATAGCCGATAAAACAGGAGTCGTCATTGAAAAGTCTCCACTAGTAACACGGCTTCGAACCATTAAAAACGAAGAAATTACAATCCCCAATTCATCTATATTATCGGGCAACACGGTTAACTATTCCACTTTTTCAGATCAAGGTATTTGTTTTCAAGTCGAATTATCTGTGGGATATGAAGAACCCTGGGAGCGGATCCATGAGCTATTACTGAGTATACCACCCCGCGTCGCTCGAGTCAATACAACCCCAGCTCCTTTTGTGTTACAAAAGAAATTAGATGATTTTTATGTATTATATGAATTGAATGTCTACATCACCAAATCTGGGGAAATTGAACTCGCCAAATCTGAAATATTTCAGTCGATCCTGAACGATTTCCTAGCTGCTGGTATTGAAATGAACGCCCCTCATATTTACAGTAAAGTAGACTTTGTACCACAATTTAAAGGTGGAATTGATCAGATCTAG